The sequence CGGAGTTAGCCTAGATGATTGCGAAAAAGTAAGTCGTCTGCTTTCACCTATTTTTGACGTGACACCGCCAGTTAGTGGGGATTATAACCTCGAAGTTAGTTCGCCTGGTCTTGAGAGAAAGCTTAGCAAGCCATCTCACTTTAAAGCGAGCGTTGGTGAGCTAGTTAAAGTTCAAACCGAGGCTGAGAAATTTGCAGGAAGGCTTGTAAAAGCAGACGAAGAGGGCATAGCAGTTGAAAACGAAGAGGGAATCTTTGAGATCAACATCAGTGAGATAAAAAAAGCAAAAACATATTTGGAGTGGTAAATGCTAAGCGACATCGAGATAACTCACCAAACGAAACTAGAACACATCAGTAAAGTTGCTGCAAGACTAGGCTTAAGTGAAGACGAGCTTGAACTTTACGGCAAATATAAGGCAAAAATTTCTCCAAGGCTTGAGCCGTCAAACTCAAAGCTCATCTTGGTTACCGCTACTAACCCAACCCCATACGGCGAGGGTAAAACGACTATGTCGATTGGTCTAGCCGACG comes from Campylobacter concisus and encodes:
- the rimP gene encoding ribosome maturation factor RimP, translating into MDNLDKLVRECGVELYDSEIANENGRVIFRVYITKKDGVSLDDCEKVSRLLSPIFDVTPPVSGDYNLEVSSPGLERKLSKPSHFKASVGELVKVQTEAEKFAGRLVKADEEGIAVENEEGIFEINISEIKKAKTYLEW